One Molothrus ater isolate BHLD 08-10-18 breed brown headed cowbird chromosome 14, BPBGC_Mater_1.1, whole genome shotgun sequence DNA segment encodes these proteins:
- the TSPAN6 gene encoding tetraspanin-6 isoform X1, producing the protein MASPSRRLQTKPVITCLKSVLLTYTFVFWVSGIVLLAVGIWGRVSLAVYFSLLDEKATNVPFVLVGAGTVVVLLGTFGCFATCRGSTWMLKLYAMLLSLIFLIVLVAAIVGFVFRHEIKTSFESNLDLALKNYNVTADPHSEAVDTIQRTLHCCGVQNYSDWERTEYFSQRGIPPSCCKNPNDCSEEDLKDPNKAQLKVFVNGCFFLVTSTMESKMSVVAGISFGIACFQLIGIILSCCLSRYITNNQYEMV; encoded by the exons ATGGCGTCCCCGTCGCGGCGGCTGCAGACCAAGCCGGTGATCACCTGCCTCAAGAGCGTCCTGCTCACCTACACCTTCGTCTTCTGG GTGTCGGGCATTGTGCTGCTGGCCGTGGGCATCTGGGGTAGGGTGAGCCTGGCCGTCTACTTCTCCCTGCTGGACGAGAAAGCCACCAATGTCCCGTTCGTGCTGGTGGGCGCTGGCACCGTCGTTGTCCTCCTGGGCACCTTCGGCTGCTTCGCCACCTGCCGCGGCAGCACCTGGATGCTCAAGCTG TATGCCATGCTCCTGTCCCTCATCTTCCTCATCGTCCTGGTGGCCGCCATCGTGGGGTTCGTCTTCAGGCACGAG ATAAAGACCAGCTTTGAGAGCAACCTGGACCTGGCCTTGAAGAACTACAACGTGACTGCAGATCCACACAGCGAGGCTGTGGACACCATTCAGAGAACG ctgcactgctgtggaGTGCAGAACTATTCTGACTGGGAGAGGACTGAGTACTTCAGCCAGAGGGGCAtcccccccagctgctgcaagaACCCGAACGACTGCTCGGAGGAAGATCTCAAAGACCCAAACAAGGCCCAGCTGAAAGTGTTTGTGAAC GGTTGTTTTTTCCTGGTAACGTCAACAATGGAGTCCAAGATGAGCGTTGTGGCCGGAATCTCCTTTGGCATCGCTTGTTTCCAG
- the TSPAN6 gene encoding tetraspanin-6 isoform X2 codes for MASPSRRLQTKPVITCLKSVLLTYTFVFWVSGIVLLAVGIWGRVSLAVYFSLLDEKATNVPFVLVGAGTVVVLLGTFGCFATCRGSTWMLKLIKTSFESNLDLALKNYNVTADPHSEAVDTIQRTLHCCGVQNYSDWERTEYFSQRGIPPSCCKNPNDCSEEDLKDPNKAQLKVFVNGCFFLVTSTMESKMSVVAGISFGIACFQLIGIILSCCLSRYITNNQYEMV; via the exons ATGGCGTCCCCGTCGCGGCGGCTGCAGACCAAGCCGGTGATCACCTGCCTCAAGAGCGTCCTGCTCACCTACACCTTCGTCTTCTGG GTGTCGGGCATTGTGCTGCTGGCCGTGGGCATCTGGGGTAGGGTGAGCCTGGCCGTCTACTTCTCCCTGCTGGACGAGAAAGCCACCAATGTCCCGTTCGTGCTGGTGGGCGCTGGCACCGTCGTTGTCCTCCTGGGCACCTTCGGCTGCTTCGCCACCTGCCGCGGCAGCACCTGGATGCTCAAGCTG ATAAAGACCAGCTTTGAGAGCAACCTGGACCTGGCCTTGAAGAACTACAACGTGACTGCAGATCCACACAGCGAGGCTGTGGACACCATTCAGAGAACG ctgcactgctgtggaGTGCAGAACTATTCTGACTGGGAGAGGACTGAGTACTTCAGCCAGAGGGGCAtcccccccagctgctgcaagaACCCGAACGACTGCTCGGAGGAAGATCTCAAAGACCCAAACAAGGCCCAGCTGAAAGTGTTTGTGAAC GGTTGTTTTTTCCTGGTAACGTCAACAATGGAGTCCAAGATGAGCGTTGTGGCCGGAATCTCCTTTGGCATCGCTTGTTTCCAG